From a region of the Malania oleifera isolate guangnan ecotype guangnan chromosome 12, ASM2987363v1, whole genome shotgun sequence genome:
- the LOC131144944 gene encoding uncharacterized protein LOC131144944, with amino-acid sequence MRGRGGAGGDLRPIESRGRLREMIVGVGGEEEELARWLVAESRVEGDQVGPGGGEGEEAGGAGMVVGGGEQREIKWEQAAGKGKKQGRNWHSGWRQRAEGDQVGAGGGEGEEAGGAGAVADGREQREIRWE; translated from the coding sequence atgaggggaagaggaggagctggagggGACTTGCGGCCgatcgagagcagggggagactgcgAGAGATGATCGTTGGAGTAGGAGGGGAGGAAGAGGAGTTGGCGCGGTGGCTGGTGGCTGAGAGTAGAGTAGAGGGAGATCAGGTAGGACCAGGCGgtggggaaggggaagaagcaggaGGAGCTGGCATGGTGGTTGGCGGCGGAGAGCAGAGGGAGATCAAGTGGGAGCAGGCggcggggaaggggaagaagcaggGGAGGAACTGGCACAGTGGCTGGCGACAGAGAGCAGAGGGAGATCAGGTGGGAGCAGGCGgtggggaaggggaagaagcaggaGGAGCTGGCGCGGTGGCTGATGGCAGAGAGCAGAGGGAGATCAGGTGGGAGTAG